In the genome of Myxococcus stipitatus, one region contains:
- a CDS encoding spore coat U domain-containing protein codes for MSSRGVPSHARAWMVLGANLLCLPAAHAVCSIQSTVAPSFGAYTSSATLPLDAAGSITYRCDAQPQLSTLTLDLSAGGAGSYSPRQLQGPSNNRLNYNLYLDATRLLIWGNGSLGTTRYGPVFPVNAVEVTVPIYGRIPAGQAASAGAYSDTLVITMTF; via the coding sequence ATGAGTAGCCGCGGCGTCCCGAGTCACGCGAGGGCCTGGATGGTGTTGGGGGCGAACCTGCTCTGCCTGCCGGCCGCCCACGCCGTCTGCAGCATCCAGTCCACGGTGGCGCCCAGCTTCGGCGCCTATACCAGCAGCGCCACCCTTCCGCTCGACGCCGCGGGCAGCATCACCTACCGCTGCGATGCCCAGCCCCAGCTGAGCACGCTGACGCTCGACCTGAGCGCGGGCGGCGCCGGGAGCTACTCCCCCAGGCAGCTCCAGGGCCCGTCCAACAACAGGCTCAACTACAACCTCTACCTCGACGCCACGCGGCTGCTCATCTGGGGCAATGGCTCGCTGGGCACCACGCGCTACGGGCCTGTGTTTCCCGTGAACGCGGTGGAGGTCACCGTCCCCATCTACGGCCGGATTCCCGCGGGCCAGGCCGCGTCCGCGGGCGCGTACTCCGACACGCTGGTCATCACGATGACGTTCTGA